The Carassius carassius chromosome 16, fCarCar2.1, whole genome shotgun sequence genome window below encodes:
- the cirbpb gene encoding cold inducible RNA binding protein b isoform X2, protein MSDEGKLFIGGLSYETTEQSLEEAFSKYGSIAKVDVIRDRETDRSRGFGFVTFENPEDAKDAMAAMNGKSVDGRMIRVDEAGKSGRRSGGFRGGSSGGRGFFRGGRGGGGYGGDRSYGGDRSFGGDRGYGGGDRGYGGGERSYGGGDRSYGGGGYSNRSSGYSGGSGGGYRDNRSQSGYDRSGGSYRDSYDSYASHE, encoded by the exons ATGTCTGACGAGGGAAAGCTCTTCATTGGTGGTTTGAGCTATGAGACCACAGAGCAGTCCTTGGAGGAGGCTTTCTCCAAATATGGGTCAATTGCCAAAG TTGATGTCATCCGGGACCGTGAGACGGACCGTTCCAGAGGCTTTGGCTTTGTGACGTTTGAAAATCCAGAAGATGCCAAGGATGCAATGGCTGCAATGAATGGAAAG tCTGTCGATGGCCGCATGATTCGTGTTGATGAAGCTGGCAAATCTGGTAGACGTTCTGGTGGTTTTAGAGGAGGTTCTTCTGGTGGTAGAGGGTTCTTCAGAGGAGGAAGAG GTGGTGGAGGATATGGTGGAGACCGAAGCTACGGGGGTGACCGAAGCTTTGGTGGCGATAGGGGCTATGGTGGTGGAGATCGAGGCTATGGGGGAGGAGAGAGGAGCTATGGTGGAGGTGACCGATCCTACGGTGGTGGCGGATACTCAAACAGGAGTAGTGGATACTCGGGTGGCAGCGGCGGTGGATACAGAGATAACAG AAGCCAGAGTGGATATGACCGTTCTGGTGGATCCTACAGAGACAGCTACGACAGCTATG CTTCAcacgagtaa
- the si:ch211-212d10.1 gene encoding mast cell protease 8 isoform X2, producing MHDGIVGGKVSVPHSRPYMVYIRDSVTKQTCGGFLVKEDYVMTAAHCRQSNLVVYLGVDNTKHLPGGIAVDPIPYPGFDMNKKGDDIMLLKLKTPAVLNKTVNTIALPGNEQFSKDCMVMGWGWQDYQSASPSNVLKEANVTLIDSENCGTADTLCNEGKTGPSRGDSGGPLVCGGVAQGIVSFYKNHTNADYLTVYTHISHYFAWIHVMIPPTQRYETWKGKLDKLI from the exons ATGCATGACGGCATTGTTGGTGGTAAAGTCTCCGTTCCACACAGTCGACCCTACATGGTCTACATCCGTGACAGCGTAACAAAACAAACATGTGGTGGTTTTTTGGTAAAAGAGGATTATGTGATGACAGCCGCCCACTGCAGACAAAG taatctTGTGGTGTATTTGGGAGTCGATAACACCAAACACTTACCTGGCGGGATAGCTGTAGATCCCATTCCATATCCAGGATTCGATATGAACAAGAAAGGTGATGACATCATGCTTCTAAAG CTCAAAACCCCTGCAGTTTTAAACAAAACGGTGAATACTATCGCTTTGCCTGGGAATGAACAATTCTCAAAGGACTGCATGGTCATGGGTTGGGGCTGGCAAGATTACCAGAGTGCGTCTCCTTCAAATGTGCTCAAAGAAGCAAACGTGACTCTGATAGACTCTGAAAACTGTGGCACGGCTGACACTCTGTGCAATGAAGGAAAAACTGGACCATCACGG GGAGACTCTGGGGGTCCACTTGTTTGTGGAGGTGTTGCACAGGGAATTGTGTCATTTTACAAAAACCACACAAATGCAGATTACCTCACAGTGTACACGCATATTTCCCACTACTTTGCATGGATTCATGTCATGATACCACCTACTCAGCGATATGAAACATGGAAGGGCAAGCTGGATAAACTCATTTAG
- the cirbpb gene encoding cold inducible RNA binding protein b isoform X1, whose protein sequence is MSDEGKLFIGGLSYETTEQSLEEAFSKYGSIAKVDVIRDRETDRSRGFGFVTFENPEDAKDAMAAMNGKSVDGRMIRVDEAGKSGRRSGGFRGGSSGGRGFFRGGRGRGGGGYGGDRSYGGDRSFGGDRGYGGGDRGYGGGERSYGGGDRSYGGGGYSNRSSGYSGGSGGGYRDNRSQSGYDRSGGSYRDSYDSYASHE, encoded by the exons ATGTCTGACGAGGGAAAGCTCTTCATTGGTGGTTTGAGCTATGAGACCACAGAGCAGTCCTTGGAGGAGGCTTTCTCCAAATATGGGTCAATTGCCAAAG TTGATGTCATCCGGGACCGTGAGACGGACCGTTCCAGAGGCTTTGGCTTTGTGACGTTTGAAAATCCAGAAGATGCCAAGGATGCAATGGCTGCAATGAATGGAAAG tCTGTCGATGGCCGCATGATTCGTGTTGATGAAGCTGGCAAATCTGGTAGACGTTCTGGTGGTTTTAGAGGAGGTTCTTCTGGTGGTAGAGGGTTCTTCAGAGGAGGAAGAGGTAGAG GTGGTGGAGGATATGGTGGAGACCGAAGCTACGGGGGTGACCGAAGCTTTGGTGGCGATAGGGGCTATGGTGGTGGAGATCGAGGCTATGGGGGAGGAGAGAGGAGCTATGGTGGAGGTGACCGATCCTACGGTGGTGGCGGATACTCAAACAGGAGTAGTGGATACTCGGGTGGCAGCGGCGGTGGATACAGAGATAACAG AAGCCAGAGTGGATATGACCGTTCTGGTGGATCCTACAGAGACAGCTACGACAGCTATG CTTCAcacgagtaa
- the cirbpb gene encoding cold inducible RNA binding protein b isoform X3, with translation MSDEGKLFIGGLSYETTEQSLEEAFSKYGSIAKVDVIRDRETDRSRGFGFVTFENPEDAKDAMAAMNGKSVDGRMIRVDEAGKSGRRSGGFRGGSSGGRGFFRGGRGRGGGGYGGDRSYGGDRSFGGDRGYGGGDRGYGGGERSYGGGDRSYGGGGYSNRSSGYSGGSGGGYRDNRSQSGYDRSGGSYRDSYDSYE, from the exons ATGTCTGACGAGGGAAAGCTCTTCATTGGTGGTTTGAGCTATGAGACCACAGAGCAGTCCTTGGAGGAGGCTTTCTCCAAATATGGGTCAATTGCCAAAG TTGATGTCATCCGGGACCGTGAGACGGACCGTTCCAGAGGCTTTGGCTTTGTGACGTTTGAAAATCCAGAAGATGCCAAGGATGCAATGGCTGCAATGAATGGAAAG tCTGTCGATGGCCGCATGATTCGTGTTGATGAAGCTGGCAAATCTGGTAGACGTTCTGGTGGTTTTAGAGGAGGTTCTTCTGGTGGTAGAGGGTTCTTCAGAGGAGGAAGAGGTAGAG GTGGTGGAGGATATGGTGGAGACCGAAGCTACGGGGGTGACCGAAGCTTTGGTGGCGATAGGGGCTATGGTGGTGGAGATCGAGGCTATGGGGGAGGAGAGAGGAGCTATGGTGGAGGTGACCGATCCTACGGTGGTGGCGGATACTCAAACAGGAGTAGTGGATACTCGGGTGGCAGCGGCGGTGGATACAGAGATAACAG AAGCCAGAGTGGATATGACCGTTCTGGTGGATCCTACAGAGACAGCTACGACAGCTATG AATAG
- the si:ch211-212d10.1 gene encoding mast cell protease 8 isoform X1: MSIRWHITCLLLLPSCAPGFSMHDGIVGGKVSVPHSRPYMVYIRDSVTKQTCGGFLVKEDYVMTAAHCRQSNLVVYLGVDNTKHLPGGIAVDPIPYPGFDMNKKGDDIMLLKLKTPAVLNKTVNTIALPGNEQFSKDCMVMGWGWQDYQSASPSNVLKEANVTLIDSENCGTADTLCNEGKTGPSRGDSGGPLVCGGVAQGIVSFYKNHTNADYLTVYTHISHYFAWIHVMIPPTQRYETWKGKLDKLI; the protein is encoded by the exons ATGAGCATCCGTTGGCATATCACTTGCCTGCTACTGCTGCCTTCATGCGCCCCAG GTTTTTCCATGCATGACGGCATTGTTGGTGGTAAAGTCTCCGTTCCACACAGTCGACCCTACATGGTCTACATCCGTGACAGCGTAACAAAACAAACATGTGGTGGTTTTTTGGTAAAAGAGGATTATGTGATGACAGCCGCCCACTGCAGACAAAG taatctTGTGGTGTATTTGGGAGTCGATAACACCAAACACTTACCTGGCGGGATAGCTGTAGATCCCATTCCATATCCAGGATTCGATATGAACAAGAAAGGTGATGACATCATGCTTCTAAAG CTCAAAACCCCTGCAGTTTTAAACAAAACGGTGAATACTATCGCTTTGCCTGGGAATGAACAATTCTCAAAGGACTGCATGGTCATGGGTTGGGGCTGGCAAGATTACCAGAGTGCGTCTCCTTCAAATGTGCTCAAAGAAGCAAACGTGACTCTGATAGACTCTGAAAACTGTGGCACGGCTGACACTCTGTGCAATGAAGGAAAAACTGGACCATCACGG GGAGACTCTGGGGGTCCACTTGTTTGTGGAGGTGTTGCACAGGGAATTGTGTCATTTTACAAAAACCACACAAATGCAGATTACCTCACAGTGTACACGCATATTTCCCACTACTTTGCATGGATTCATGTCATGATACCACCTACTCAGCGATATGAAACATGGAAGGGCAAGCTGGATAAACTCATTTAG